A stretch of Culicoides brevitarsis isolate CSIRO-B50_1 unplaced genomic scaffold, AGI_CSIRO_Cbre_v1 contig_34, whole genome shotgun sequence DNA encodes these proteins:
- the LOC134836472 gene encoding 2-hydroxyacyl-CoA lyase 1-like: MSEIDGNTILAQSLKEQGIEYVFGIIGYPVIELSMAMQAAGLKYIGMRNEQSACYAAQAIGYLTGTPGVCLVVSGPGLLHVCGGMGNAQAN, translated from the exons atgagTGAAATTGATGGAAATACAATTTTAGCCCAAAGTCTCAAAGAACAg GGAATTGAATATGTTTTCGGTATCATTGGATATCCCGTGATCGAACTTTCGATGGCAATGCAAGCTGCTGGTTTAAAGTACATTGGAATGAGAAATGAACAATCAGCTTGTTATGCGGCTCAAGCAATTGGATATCTTACAGGAACGCCGGGTGTTTGTTTAGTTGTTTCGGGACCCGGATTGTTGCACGTTTGCGGAGGAATGGGAAATGCTCAAGCGAATT
- the LOC134836463 gene encoding small ribosomal subunit protein uS13, whose amino-acid sequence MSLVIPEKFQHILRVMSTNIDGKRKVPIAMTAIKGVGRRYANVVLKKADVDQNKRAGECTDEEVEKIVTIISNPRQYKIPDWFLNRQKDIIDGKYSQLTSSNVDSKLREDLERLKKIRAHRGMRHYWGLRVRGQHTKTTGRRGRTVGVSKKK is encoded by the exons atg TCTCTCGTAATCCCAGAGAAGTTTCAACATATTCTTCGTGTTATGAGCACGAACATCGATGGTAAACGCAAAGTTCCCATCGCCATGACTGCCATCAAGGGTGTAGGACGTCGTTATGCCAATGTTGTCTTGAAGAAAGCTGATGTTGACCAAAACAAACGCGCAGGAGAATGCACTGATGAAGAG GTTGAGAAAATCGTCACGATCATCTCGAACCCTCGTCAATACAAAATCCCCGATTGGTTCTTGAACAGACAAAAGGATATCATTGACGGCAAATATTCGCAATTGACCTCATCGAACGTCGACTCAAAATTGCGTGAAGATTTGGAGCGATTGAAGAAAATCCGTGCTCATCGCGGTATGCGTCATTATTGGGGTCTTCGTGTTCGTGGTCAACACACCAAAACAACAGGCCGACGTGGGCGTACTGTTGGTGTATCcaagaaaaagtaa
- the LOC134836464 gene encoding upstream stimulatory factor 2-like, with the protein MSLKQEPEEEVPLDECQFFDEPPEEIEYEFVPRTHDDEEEEQRPAKRSKTGGSATRRVYHNEVERQRRNKINTWITELGKLVMDDDDDDTKQPALSKIQILEKACQQLEMIKKRNREVRFDLKRAECELRMLRSENEKLKKELNKTAK; encoded by the coding sequence ATGTCGCTCAAGCAAGAACCTGAAGAAGAAGTCCCTCTCGACGAGTGCCAATTTTTCGACGAACCGCCCGAAGAGATTGAATACGAGTTTGTACCTCGTACCCATGATGATGAAGAGGAAGAACAACGACCTGCGAAACGTTCAAAAACGGGAGGAAGCGCAACCCGAAGAGTCTACCATAACGAAGTTGAACGTCAACGACGGAACAAAATCAATACTTGGATCACGGAGCTCGGAAAACTCGTAatggatgacgatgatgacgacaCGAAACAACCTGCGCTCTCGAAGATTCAAATTTTGGAGAAAGCTTGTCAGCAATTGGAGATGATTAAGAAGCGAAATCGTGAAGTACGATTCGATCTGAAACGAGCCGAATGTGAGTTGCGAATGCTGAGATCAGAGAatgaaaagttgaagaaagaattaaataagacagctaaatga
- the LOC134836465 gene encoding protein DEK-like, translating to MADETKNNVDTKSAEDEKKVEEEENPKKTEEAKEDEKDEKAKNGEQADAKSGDEDAKDEEKSDGGDEEDEEKEKKKAPVTPKKPLPTFKGKGKHLTDIELIDVNITNTKADHLSVLHSIVYEDPGNIKFIKKNLRRFNGFDFDAKSEEYTRRLEAAKKYEQSKLALIADVLLLNDKGTVDELSERILTFLLKPEGGKAKADDNSEEDEEAEEEEEEEDEEKPAKKAKRPEPKKAASRSSAGRPQRATAGRNSSKLSSYVDYESDEEEEEVPAVKRKRGKNDSDSGSDYNPSAGSDSDAGKKKGSRASARGAGRRSRYDESESEEEESEDISDEDFSEEEAPKRKRQRTAPPSRGRSARQSARKRRRDSYSDEEESEEVSEFSEDDDSDAPKKSKGSKGKANNKASAGRGRPKRGSGKKKAKEVSSEEEEDDVEDEEEDDDEPLASKKKGGYPTDEEIRKYLKEVLDDADLEEITMKTVCKKVYAKYPEHDLTSKKDFIKATVKSLIAT from the exons atg GCGGATGAGACGAAGAATAACGTTGATACCAAATCTGCCGAAGACGAGAAGAAGGTAGAGGAAGAagaaaatcccaaaaaaacagaagaag cgaaagaagatgaaaaggatgaaaaagcaaaaaatggtGAACAAGCGGATGCAAAATCTGGCGACGAAGATgcaaaagacgaagaaaaatccGACGGGGGAGACGAAGAAGATgaagagaaagaaaagaaaaaggcTCCGGTAACTCCAAAGAAACCCTTACCGACTTTCAAAGGCAAAGGCAAACATTTGACGGATATTGAACTGATCGATGTCAACATCACAAACACCAAAGCAGACCATTTGTCTGTTCTGCATTCTATCGTTTACGAAGATCCGGGCAACATTAAGTTCATTAAGAAGAATTTGCGACGTTTTAATGGATTTGATTTCGATGCAAAATCTGAAGAGTATACACGTCGATTGGAAGCAGCGAAGAAATACGAACAAAGTAAACTCGCATTGATTGCCGACGTGTTATTGCTCAACGACAAAGGCACCGTAGATGAGTTAAGTGAACGCATTTTGACATTCCTCTTGAAGCCCGAAGGCGGAAAAGCAAAAGCAGATGACAATTCGGAGGAAGATGAAGAAGCcgaagaggaagaagaagaagaagatgaggAAAAACCTGCGAAGAAAGCGAAACGCCCTGAACCGAAAAAAGCCGCAAGTCGATCATCTGCAGGGCGCCCTCAACGCGCAACAGCAGGAAGAAACTCTTCAAAGTTATCTTCATACGTTGACTATGAATCGgatgaggaagaagaagaagtgccCGCTGTCAAACGTAAACGCGGCAAGAACGACTCTGATAGCGGATCAGATTACAACCCTTCAGCAGGCAGCGATTCGGATGCCGGAAAGAAAAAAGGCAGTAGAGCATCAGCTCGTGGCGCCGGAAGACGTAGTAGATACGATGAGAGTGAATCCGAAGAAGAGGAATCTGAGGATATCAGTGATGAGGATTTCAGTGAA GAGGAAGCTCCGAAAAGAAAAAGACAACGCACTGCACCCCCATCACGCGGAAGAAGTGCTCGTCAATCAGCACGCAAACGTCGACGTGATAGTTATTCTGACGAAGAAGAATCTGAAGAAGTCAGTGAATTCAGTGAAGATGATGATAGTGATGCACCCAAAAAATCCAAGGGATCAAAAGGCAAAGCAAATAATAAAGCTTCAGCGGGAAGAG GTCGCCCAAAACGTGGATCAGGCAAGAAAAAGGCCAAGGAAGTATCATCTGAAGAAGAGGAAGATGATGtcgaagatgaagaagaagatgacgaTGAACCATTAGCCTCTAAAAAGAAAGGAGGATATCCAACA GACgaagaaattcgaaaatacTTGAAAGAAGTACTTGACGATGCAGATTTGGAGGAAATAACAATGAAAACTGTAtgcaaaaag GTGTACGCAAAATACCCCGAACATGATTTAACAtccaaaaaagattttatcaaGGCTACAGTCAAATCG CTAATTGCCACATAA